One segment of Clostridium botulinum DNA contains the following:
- a CDS encoding ParB/RepB/Spo0J family partition protein translates to MSSYLKGIANRVNGVEKQGFTEELDINSLVPSKNNFYGIREIEELAASIKENGLMHNLVVRDIGNGKYEIISGERRYTALKKLGYEKVPCQIREINDLDAELMLIHANLEQRELTPTEKMEGIKRLENIYKKKRKNGEKLDGKTRDLIGKDFGLSGVQVGRYKKIGKDLIPELKEKLNKEDITLTQAHTLSSLTKEEQKIIHDEIKNLNTKEHKLEVDILVQGIKQPIEREEDKKLLEELNNKKIKQNSLGDRFLKKSKKKQDDVELKEQYIRIIREQIAKILEYDSHPTIIISNDKITSIFYDVDRIDILEKEIRAFFKGSVLDLYTKNISESTKVPRTNETAFKMALYKLNEGTYLYFKNYDNQMKQLTKRGFVEVDDNI, encoded by the coding sequence ATGTCGTCTTATTTAAAAGGTATAGCAAATAGAGTTAATGGAGTAGAGAAACAGGGTTTTACAGAGGAATTAGATATAAATAGTCTAGTTCCTTCAAAAAATAATTTTTATGGAATTAGAGAAATTGAAGAACTTGCAGCATCCATTAAAGAAAATGGATTGATGCATAATTTAGTTGTCAGAGATATAGGCAATGGCAAATATGAAATAATATCTGGTGAAAGAAGATATACTGCTTTAAAAAAACTTGGATATGAAAAAGTGCCATGTCAAATTAGAGAGATTAATGATTTAGATGCAGAGCTTATGCTTATACATGCAAATTTAGAACAAAGAGAGCTTACTCCAACTGAAAAAATGGAAGGTATTAAAAGACTTGAAAACATATATAAGAAAAAAAGAAAAAATGGTGAAAAGTTAGACGGTAAGACAAGAGATCTTATAGGAAAAGATTTTGGACTGTCAGGAGTTCAGGTAGGGCGTTATAAGAAGATTGGTAAGGATTTAATACCAGAACTTAAAGAGAAACTAAATAAAGAGGATATAACGCTAACACAAGCTCATACATTAAGTAGCTTGACAAAAGAAGAGCAGAAAATAATACATGATGAAATTAAAAATTTAAATACTAAGGAACATAAGTTAGAAGTTGATATATTGGTTCAAGGTATAAAGCAACCAATAGAACGCGAAGAAGATAAAAAGTTACTTGAAGAGTTAAATAATAAAAAAATTAAGCAGAATAGTTTAGGTGATAGATTTCTAAAAAAGTCTAAGAAAAAACAAGACGATGTAGAACTTAAGGAACAATATATAAGAATTATTAGAGAACAAATTGCTAAGATTTTAGAATACGATTCACATCCTACAATAATAATTTCAAATGATAAAATTACTTCGATTTTTTATGATGTGGATAGAATTGATATTTTAGAAAAAGAGATTCGAGCCTTTTTCAAAGGTTCAGTTTTAGACTTATACACTAAAAATATTTCAGAGTCAACGAAAGTGCCAAGAACTAATGAAACAGCGTTTAAAATGGCTCTATATAAGCTCAATGAGGGAACATATCTATATTTTAAGAATTATGATAATCAAATGAAACAGCTAACTAAAAGAGGATTTGTAGAAGTTGATGATAATATTTAA
- a CDS encoding ParA family protein, translated as MKIISFLNIKGGVAKTTSCVNVAAQLGKEGKNVLIIDIDPQSNATKYLNMYDSHVKGTYEVLRGEDISIQPTKYDGLWLLPGNINLIMSEGEILTDTKRVKETRLKTWLSVKDQKAFDYILIDCPPSLGMLSTNALVASDYVIVPLKIDKFGLDGFEYLMSSIEGVGEQFNHNLNLLGILITMDKSTRIHKEIKQELKEELGDLIFNQTIRDNVDIVKSTFESTPVVYLNSRANASRDYKKFVEELQCRLI; from the coding sequence ATGAAAATTATAAGTTTTTTAAATATAAAAGGTGGAGTCGCAAAAACAACTTCATGTGTTAATGTTGCAGCACAATTAGGCAAAGAGGGAAAGAATGTATTAATAATAGATATTGATCCTCAAAGCAATGCAACTAAGTATTTGAATATGTATGATTCTCATGTGAAGGGAACTTATGAAGTGTTAAGAGGAGAGGATATAAGTATCCAACCTACTAAATATGATGGTTTATGGTTACTTCCAGGTAACATAAATTTAATTATGAGCGAAGGAGAGATACTTACAGATACGAAGAGAGTTAAGGAAACAAGACTTAAAACATGGTTAAGTGTGAAAGACCAAAAAGCTTTTGATTATATTTTGATTGATTGTCCTCCAAGCTTAGGAATGTTATCTACTAATGCATTAGTTGCAAGCGATTATGTTATTGTACCTCTTAAGATAGATAAGTTTGGACTAGATGGATTTGAATATCTAATGAGTAGCATAGAAGGGGTAGGAGAACAATTTAATCATAATTTAAATTTACTTGGAATTTTGATAACAATGGATAAATCAACAAGGATTCATAAAGAGATAAAGCAAGAGCTTAAAGAAGAATTAGGAGATTTAATATTTAATCAGACAATAAGAGATAATGTTGATATTGTTAAAAGTACATTTGAATCTACTCCAGTTGTGTACCTTAATAGTAGAGCTAATGCATCTAGAGATTATAAGAAATTTGTGGAAGAATTGCAATGTCGTCTTATTTAA
- a CDS encoding helix-turn-helix domain-containing protein, protein MKENENIYRKARTIASEFNEKFKNRDGASEALGVSKDSLINYELGLCKQVPVDVVVRMADAYNAPELMNYYCCNECPIGKLTISPVDKTNINNIYKLSINIFNLIGEGNQLRNTLLDIVEDGVIDESEKEDLDKILDNLRKLAGLTNDLIIVTEKLKK, encoded by the coding sequence ATGAAGGAAAATGAAAATATTTATCGTAAAGCTAGAACAATAGCATCTGAGTTTAATGAAAAATTTAAAAATAGGGATGGTGCGAGTGAAGCTTTGGGAGTAAGTAAAGATTCACTTATAAACTATGAATTAGGATTATGTAAACAAGTTCCAGTAGATGTAGTTGTAAGAATGGCAGATGCATACAACGCACCTGAATTGATGAATTATTACTGTTGTAATGAATGTCCTATAGGAAAACTTACAATTAGCCCTGTAGATAAAACAAATATTAATAATATTTATAAATTATCAATTAATATTTTTAATCTCATAGGAGAAGGAAATCAGCTTAGAAACACTTTGCTTGACATAGTTGAAGATGGAGTAATTGATGAAAGTGAAAAAGAAGATTTAGATAAGATATTGGACAACTTAAGAAAACTCGCAGGACTTACAAATGACCTAATAATTGTAACAGAAAAGCTTAAAAAGTAA
- a CDS encoding helix-turn-helix domain-containing protein — protein sequence MNDLLKQLRIKNGRTQEEIAKVLGYKGKSGYSMLENGKVELTIPKAKILAKFYKVDVTIFLKA from the coding sequence ATGAACGATTTGTTAAAACAATTACGTATAAAAAATGGAAGAACTCAAGAAGAAATAGCAAAAGTGCTAGGATATAAGGGAAAAAGCGGATATTCAATGCTAGAGAATGGAAAAGTTGAACTTACTATTCCAAAAGCAAAAATATTAGCTAAATTTTATAAAGTAGACGTAACTATTTTTTTAAAAGCTTGA
- a CDS encoding helix-turn-helix domain-containing protein, with translation MFTLADRIKDLRKSKKLTQTDLGRILGVGKTTISMYENGNSTPNDEIKFKIAAFFDVTLDYLLGKSDIKKYDDVLSIDKQDNTQNTPIEDKLIEKLKNLDDESKKELEKYMDLLKLKESMGESKNETPSSLKQA, from the coding sequence ATGTTTACTTTAGCAGATAGAATAAAAGATTTACGGAAATCAAAGAAACTAACACAAACTGATTTAGGAAGAATCTTAGGTGTTGGTAAAACAACTATTTCAATGTACGAAAATGGTAATAGTACTCCTAATGATGAAATTAAATTTAAAATAGCAGCTTTTTTTGATGTAACTTTAGATTACCTGTTAGGAAAAAGTGACATAAAAAAATATGATGATGTTTTATCAATAGATAAGCAAGATAATACTCAAAATACACCTATAGAGGATAAACTAATTGAAAAACTAAAAAACCTTGATGATGAAAGTAAAAAAGAACTTGAAAAATATATGGATTTGCTTAAACTTAAAGAATCAATGGGTGAATCTAAAAATGAAACTCCATCTTCTTTAAAACAAGCTTAA
- a CDS encoding ATP-binding protein produces MLQTVAVKLNSQKTEEILGLVASPSIVLSELIKNGFDSNSKTIDINIDTSKHQVTILDKGEGLSIEDIKKLGNIGESDKKSNGNEKRNDGKYLAGSKGLGLLSAFTLSNYIEIKTRKNDVSYLIKWKKSEGKFTYEKIDNLDESGTQLTIKNISNDDIILLTDEEEYKKLRHVTIDHFKNNGKNIGINFSINNILNNGLNCCDFKDIEDLFIYKIRFQYKSKSNNLKYIFDKADINLISQTVAAYNLPTDRLNREISLHLNNNIDVNDIINKFYKVNKPQISKNHKFKYLISDLEDFEGELWISQGGKTKLIKAKKEEFGYGVKVFVNNYAMYGYLDNEKDWLGFSQLSQTKKNTTLKLHNVFGYINFKNFNEKNSKLKIANERANFIEQTPYKKFLEIMNEIIVKIAFEIDVAYRNNKIDVGTYFDNDKNQEESLSDVDTAEENQEKSSSNNKYEVEKNQEKSSSNNKHEVEENQEESLSNNKHEVEENQEESLSNNKENCKIDTDKKPKSNFFNTSKVIRSEIPVNLEYNELVSKLKSLDYKKYYLLYVISFRCILEDLSKRYLNFRNINLNGDFGLNIKNMTDDMLKVCKDNNLIAFENKKYIEALLGGFNAFKNFLESTGNDFYYESKQGQKAIKLNSLVHTPRWLSIEEAEELANDTILPLLMISQEIKNRIIK; encoded by the coding sequence ATGTTGCAAACTGTAGCTGTTAAATTGAATAGCCAGAAAACTGAAGAGATACTTGGATTAGTTGCAAGTCCTTCAATTGTATTATCGGAACTAATAAAAAATGGTTTTGATTCAAATTCTAAAACAATTGATATAAATATAGATACATCTAAACATCAAGTAACTATTTTAGACAAAGGTGAAGGCTTATCAATTGAAGATATTAAAAAATTAGGTAATATAGGTGAATCCGATAAAAAATCTAATGGAAATGAAAAAAGAAATGATGGCAAATATTTGGCTGGAAGTAAGGGATTAGGATTGTTATCTGCATTTACACTATCAAACTATATAGAAATTAAAACAAGAAAAAATGATGTTTCTTATTTAATTAAATGGAAAAAATCAGAAGGTAAATTTACTTATGAAAAAATTGATAATTTAGATGAAAGTGGTACACAACTTACTATTAAGAATATATCTAATGACGATATTATACTTTTAACTGATGAAGAAGAATACAAAAAATTACGACATGTTACTATAGATCACTTTAAAAATAATGGAAAAAATATTGGAATAAATTTTTCAATAAATAATATTTTAAATAATGGCTTGAATTGTTGTGATTTTAAAGATATAGAGGATTTATTTATATATAAGATTAGATTTCAATATAAATCAAAATCCAATAATTTAAAATATATTTTTGATAAAGCTGATATAAATTTAATCAGTCAAACGGTTGCTGCTTATAATCTTCCGACTGATAGATTAAATAGAGAAATTTCTTTACACTTAAATAACAATATTGATGTTAATGATATTATTAATAAATTTTATAAAGTAAATAAACCTCAAATTTCTAAAAATCATAAATTTAAATATTTAATAAGTGATTTAGAAGACTTTGAAGGAGAACTTTGGATTTCTCAAGGAGGAAAAACAAAATTAATCAAAGCTAAAAAAGAAGAATTTGGTTATGGAGTTAAAGTTTTTGTAAACAATTATGCTATGTATGGATATTTAGATAATGAAAAGGATTGGTTAGGATTTAGTCAATTAAGCCAAACAAAGAAAAATACAACTTTAAAATTACATAATGTTTTTGGATATATAAATTTTAAAAATTTTAATGAGAAGAATTCTAAACTAAAAATAGCTAATGAAAGAGCTAATTTTATTGAACAAACTCCGTATAAGAAATTTTTGGAGATAATGAATGAAATTATTGTAAAAATAGCATTTGAAATTGATGTAGCTTATAGAAATAATAAAATAGATGTAGGTACTTATTTTGATAATGATAAAAATCAAGAAGAGTCTTTAAGTGATGTAGATACTGCTGAAGAAAATCAAGAAAAATCTTCAAGTAATAACAAGTATGAAGTTGAAAAAAATCAAGAAAAATCTTCAAGTAATAACAAGCATGAGGTTGAAGAAAATCAAGAAGAATCTTTAAGTAATAACAAGCATGAAGTTGAAGAAAATCAAGAAGAATCTTTAAGTAATAATAAAGAAAACTGTAAAATTGATACTGATAAAAAACCAAAATCTAATTTTTTTAATACATCAAAAGTAATAAGATCAGAAATTCCAGTTAATTTAGAATATAACGAATTAGTTTCTAAATTAAAATCATTGGATTATAAGAAATATTATTTATTATATGTAATTTCATTCAGATGTATACTTGAGGATTTATCTAAAAGATATTTAAATTTTAGAAACATTAATTTAAATGGAGATTTTGGATTAAACATAAAAAATATGACAGATGATATGCTAAAAGTTTGTAAAGATAATAATCTTATTGCATTTGAAAATAAAAAATATATTGAAGCTTTGTTAGGTGGATTTAATGCTTTTAAAAATTTCTTAGAATCTACAGGAAATGATTTTTATTATGAAAGTAAACAAGGTCAAAAAGCTATTAAATTAAATTCGCTTGTGCATACTCCTAGATGGCTTTCTATTGAAGAGGCTGAAGAACTTGCTAATGATACAATTTTGCCATTGTTAATGATTAGTCAAGAAATTAAAAATAGAATTATTAAATAA
- a CDS encoding restriction endonuclease subunit M — MDKNDNRLINKFEDLLRYNSEYWDFKEAKKDHIHGIFTYPATMVPAMQSEILNIILKCNPNINSLLDPFMGSGTMLVEGMMHNLNIYGIDINPLSYLLSELKTNIPLISELNKKSKILFNKIENLSDFPILCFKNINKWYKEDIIYDLSKIHYCIKEISNIDLRNFFWICLAEVARLCNNSRNSTFKLHIKSKEDIDNFKFNVTRSFEKLVLSNIQRIETYVKLNENLILSDKTYTYNYLKEKNIYLGNSFDIIKSDFKDNSIGLIITSPPYGDNPTTVTYGQFSILPLRWIDIKDLDVSIEESLINIDSKIDSLSLGGKNYSLDKINKSNILFKTKILKEIYEELLKQNEELKARKVASFILDFNDTFKELIRVLNKNGYMILTVGNRRVANKIIKFNEIIKELSKFYNLELIYEFNRNILGKRIPSKVSKLKDNTSVNSMSKEYILILKKV; from the coding sequence ATGGATAAAAATGATAATAGATTAATCAATAAATTTGAAGATCTTTTAAGATATAATTCTGAATATTGGGATTTTAAAGAAGCTAAAAAAGATCATATTCATGGAATATTCACTTATCCTGCAACAATGGTTCCAGCTATGCAATCAGAAATTTTAAATATAATATTAAAATGTAATCCTAATATTAATTCTTTGTTAGATCCATTTATGGGATCAGGAACTATGTTAGTTGAAGGTATGATGCATAATTTAAATATATATGGAATTGATATAAATCCATTATCATATTTACTAAGTGAATTGAAAACTAATATTCCACTAATAAGTGAATTAAATAAAAAATCAAAAATACTTTTTAATAAGATTGAAAATTTGAGTGATTTTCCTATTTTATGCTTTAAAAATATAAATAAGTGGTATAAAGAAGATATCATATATGATTTAAGTAAAATACACTATTGTATAAAGGAAATTTCAAATATAGATTTACGAAACTTTTTTTGGATATGTCTTGCGGAAGTTGCTAGGTTATGCAATAATTCAAGAAATTCTACTTTTAAACTGCATATAAAATCTAAAGAAGATATAGACAATTTTAAATTTAATGTAACAAGAAGTTTTGAAAAATTAGTATTATCTAACATACAGCGTATTGAAACATATGTTAAATTAAATGAAAACTTGATTCTTAGTGATAAGACATATACTTATAATTATTTAAAAGAAAAAAATATATATTTAGGAAATTCATTTGATATTATAAAAAGTGATTTTAAAGACAATTCAATAGGCTTAATAATAACATCACCTCCATATGGAGATAACCCCACTACTGTAACATATGGCCAATTTTCTATTCTTCCATTACGCTGGATAGATATTAAGGATTTAGATGTAAGCATAGAAGAATCATTAATAAATATTGATAGTAAGATAGATAGTTTAAGTTTAGGTGGAAAAAATTACTCATTAGATAAAATCAATAAAAGTAATATTTTATTTAAAACTAAGATATTGAAAGAGATTTATGAAGAACTGCTAAAGCAAAATGAAGAGTTAAAAGCTAGAAAAGTGGCCTCCTTTATACTAGATTTTAATGATACGTTCAAAGAACTCATAAGAGTACTAAATAAAAATGGATATATGATTTTAACCGTTGGAAACAGGCGTGTTGCTAATAAAATAATTAAGTTTAACGAAATAATTAAAGAATTATCTAAATTTTATAATTTAGAATTAATATATGAGTTTAATAGAAATATATTAGGAAAACGAATTCCGTCTAAGGTTTCAAAACTTAAAGATAATACTTCTGTTAATTCAATGTCAAAAGAGTATATTTTAATATTGAAAAAGGTTTAA